The DNA sequence tttgacgagttgttttctgttgctgcgaagacgggcgacgtagaataaaagaacacaactatacgacgtttgagaacttgtggcaatctcaagtgtcgtgtaacacctTTGCTCTTCCATCTGTTCTTTCCGGCATTCTGATTGAAACTTGAATCACAATAATATGTGATCGCCAATATATTTGGTGAAGCATATTTGCCAGAATCACATCTTTGCGAGGCTTAACCGAGTGGCGTTACATGGTTTCACGGCTTCTGCCCAATCTTTGAACacttcagggccggactaggctaagaggaggggggggggggttgctagaggtggtccagggggatatcccccctggcggcaggggcggactagttcattttatgggggggggggggtcaaaagtatattgtgaagatatgggtgtgaaggcgcaaagcgcctagcttgctaggtgggtccgggggcatgcccccccgaaaatttttgaaaaaaaggatgcaaaatggtgcaatctggtgcattctgaggatgatcattaccagtttcaggcagcagattttgtcactgattataacccccaaaattgaaactcaatgtaaacttaagaaatgcatacctcattcaatatttttatatttttatatttataagatgggtccggaaaccctagaaccccctcccccccccccccctcgtccgcccttgggcggggtcaaggggcggagccccttgtgggggtcagggggcaaagccccctgaagctgatgggtaggtcatattctgagataagaaaatggtcgctccttgcatgaaacggcataaaataagcaataataaaaaatgttttaaataagtaaggtacatgttcaggctaggggggggggggggttgcgcaacccccataacccccccggtagtccggccctgcacttGAAATCTTGAACAGAATAATTATTGTGATTTGATTGCAGTCTACCCGTGCGGCTATTCTGGCTTCGTACGAGAAACAAGGGAGATAAGTTAAGGCTAATTATTTCCACGATTCCTCACGGAGTTATGTTTCTTACACCATAACGAACAATACGTAACAGAAATAATAATTGATTATTAATGTACTTTTGTTTTACAGACACGGTTGATTAAATCGTTTGACAGACGGCCTTCATACAGTTGTTCTCCGTCTCTGATCTGCTAACGCAAGCCATAATACTTGTTCACATTTAGTAAGCTTGTCGGACGTAGAGTGATCTCCCTTCGTAATGACATCATGGCAACAGAGACTGTTTAAACATGGCCGCTGACACaggagaaaaaagaaatatcGAATAGTCGGAACTTTTTGAACGCTCAAACTCTTTGTAGCTGCTCGTAAAGCAGATTTTGGTTTCGGCGCGTGTAGTTTGTAGACGAAAACAGATTGTTACTGCAAAAGGTAGAAGCTACTCGCAAGAATGCCGAAGAAGAAAACCAAAGGAAcaggaaagaagaaaggaaagaagggTAGTAAAAGTAAATCAACGGTACTGGTGAAACCAGGGAATCCGTTCGTCACGAATGAAATTCCGTCACCATTGAAGCCTGGAGAACGGGTAGGTTCAAGCGTGTCATGAAAATGTGTGTGGGCAGTACATGTACTGACTGACTAGTACATGTATGGGATGTGAATAccttgtcactgtgtgtgtgtgtgtatgattgatCAAAAGTATTAATCAATTAGGTCAAGCATTTATTCATGTAGTTATATAAGTAGCTATCGCTTTATTTATTCAATTATTTAATTATTAGTTACATACGTTGTCAGTTATAGCTATGAGGTTAAATTAATCTACCTGCTCCATTAATTTGTTTGAAACTATATATACAcaccttgttgttgttgttgtttttttaaatttttatcttAAAATAAACGTAGGATATGGTGGGAGCACTTCCAGAGGATTGTAAACTTGAAATATTAGTAATTACAGAAATATAAGTGTAAATTTTACTGAATTAAATTATTTTTCTTCAGGTTTTTTCTTTATATTTTGACTTCCTTCTCCACTTGGCAACAATATTTGAATGAGAAAATTTTTGAAATGTTTTTCTATTTGTCTCCTTTTTTCTAATGTCTGTTGCGCACAATGGAACGGATTCAGCCATATGACAGCTGATCAAGTTGTTGATCTTATGTTCAGAAAATGTTGTCatcaggttttttttatttcaattaCCGGGTATATGATGTCAACAAAGTTCTTGTCCTCAACTGTTGGTTGTGAAATGTCTTAACAGTTGATCAAGCTGTTGACAACGCATCCAGCTGATGTGCGTGACATTCATGGGGTCAAGGTCTCCACACGCATCCTTGAGCAGATGACCCCGCAAGAGGTCAGGGACCTGCGTGCTGTCTTTGAAATATTTGACACAGACTCAGACGGGTAGGTTCTGATTTTTTCttgcttttcttcttttgtctATCATTTCTTCTGTCTTATTTCTTACCTTCgatctttctctcattttttttttcttgaatgaTGCCTTTTCTTTGTGAATAGTCTTTTGACTGTTCTGTTTTTGATGTATATCTGTCTAACTCATGTGTATAAATGTATACATAGACTTGAATTGACTCAACTGAACAAGGGAGAAAAGTAAGGATACAGTGAATAAttaattaacaacaacaacgctcTTATATCGATAGGCTCCTTTTGAAAGTGATACAACTGGACATCTTCCCTCTCCTTTCTTTATCTTTTGTTCCATCTCATGTCTACCCTCTGCTTGCTGCCGTAAAATCAATAATCACTCAAGTCATTTTTAGAAACAATCTTTTTTTGTACAAATTCTGCCTTTCTTTCAAACAGTGGTTTCACAGGTCAGCCCAACCAAACTGTGCCTTACACATAATAATTACACTTTATTCGTGGAAATATATCTGAAAAGTGAAATATTAACTGCTGGATATGATAGACCTGCTATTGATTTCATTTCCAGAATATTCAGGTTTTTACAGATAAAATATAAGATGTTAACATTGAAAGTGATCCCTTTAAACCAGACATCTGTGAATTAATGTAACCCATTGTGTGTATGTTACAGGCTTCTAGCTGCCCCAGAACTAAAGAAAGCCATGCGTACTTTGGGATTCAAACTTTCACGGGAAGAAGCACAACAGGTCATCTCTGATGTCAGCATGAAAGGAAGAACGTAAGAAAAGAACAAGTGAAATGTAGCTTTACTAATAAgtgttttttctttatttgggaACTATATGTATAattgaaatacatgtacatgattCGCTTTTGTCAGTGAAACAAAACACAGGCACAGAGATAAATAAACTCaagctcgcgcgcacacacacatgcaagaacgcacacacacacacacacacgcatgtacacacaagcacacacacacatgcacacataatacacacacacacacacacacacacacacacacacacacacacacacacacacacacacacatatataatattATGCAGGCATGATCGAGTGCAAGCACGCTTAGGGTATGCACACTTGAAACAAATTTATCTCAATAAATTACAGAAAAAAAGCGTTGCAGTCACATTAATTAAGGTGTCTTAACTGACGAAGAGTTCTGTCTACCTTGCAGACTGCAACTTGCTGATCTGAGTGTTTGCTATTTTTCAGATCCTTGGACTTCAATGAGTTTTTAGAAACAGTCATCGCCAGACAAGGGGACACCAGAGATGTCTATGATGAAATTCTTCAGGGATTCAAAATGTTTGATTATGGTAAGTTCTGTGGGAGGCGGGGATTTTCTTTGAATGTAAAAAATAtcatgaatacagtggaacacccctttgtCCAGCTACTCTACTGGAGCAATCACTGCTGGCCTGATAGTGGCGAGTACTTTACCCGCCATGTCGAGTAGAAACAtttaactggcgagtagaaatgttcgtctgctcgccaaatgcgagtaaagttgctgaaacaaattgttggtttggctagtaaagtttgctctctggctagtaaattttcagaatcactagccaaaggcgagtacaccatttgttggactttcagggctgcactGTCAAATTTGTTCTTAACTGACTGTTGCAGACAGCACAGGGCACGTTTCCATGGAAAACTTGCGACAGGCATGTCAAGAATCAGGGATCAAGTTCACCCAGAAAGAACTGGAAGAAATGGTGGAAGAAGCTGACATCAATGGCGATGGACATGTTGACCAATCAGAGTTCATCAGGATCATGCTGCAGACAAATCTTTTCTGATTGGTTGGTTTTaatgaaaatgtttttttgaGTGGCCTAGCCTGAATGAACAGTTTGATCGTGACACAAATACTACAAAGTGGGAATAAAGCGGCATAAAAACAATTTACATGTTTCAAAAATCTCCTTTTGCAAACCCAGTCGCTCAGATGAAGTAATTAATTAAGGCTCAGTCAGAGATCAACATTATGTACCATAAAACGGATAGGCAGAAGAGATATAGATTTAGCAGTGACTCAGGCTTGTTAGTGACAAGATTGTATGAAATTTACGAGCAATATTAGCTGAACTGTAATACCTGGTAGTGATAGATGTCATGTGAAGCAATTGACTGAATATACTGTCTGCAGCCAAGCAAAGAAACTGTCCATGTACTGGGGCTTTTTATCTGAATGTATGTATTGATGGTGTTGTGAATCTGCATGTTACCTGAACTAAGACCAAGTTGAGATCAAATTCAGCACATATTGTAATGCAGTTTTTAGGCgcatgatgacaaatgtttgcGTAGCAATATTGtacatttatcttttttttgcattttacaATTGTAGCCTGGTGCACTTTACACATGGACATACACAATTGCACACACAGGAACGTACaagtacacatatatatatatatactctgtTGATACTCTCTCCCCTCGGGGTAGCAGATTCTCTTTGGAAACTCGGTCCCGTAcgaggagggtctgatttccccaatagggctgtctgtgaagggacacatttttttttctcctctctcttttgctctgctaagagattttaacaaatctcagaagaaagtctcttctgactttcaattgtttctttcacaacttctgatgttttatatgtataggttacaacacgagtggttttttatatggcttgtatttcagtcaagacccagcggatgaatatcatcgggagacacgagcctttggcgagtggctctcgattgatattcccgctgggtcttgactgaaatacaagccatataaaaaaccacgagtgttgtaatctgtatatcccattctaccatcaaacacaaagtgtagactactagcggcactgttgcgatctgtggagtgtgaaacagtgttttcagcgagacttggcctttttgcaaccttaaactaagtgaccgtcgctgaaaaaataaaacgaatgagtgcatctataagtacgcggtaacactactttcagaccgtttaaaagctttaagtaaaggttcataagttgcaagaaagtaatgaagtcgtatagaaatccatttagttgaagcgcacaattcttttgcgtttcaggtcggcggaacggggaaaccggtttggcccccatttggcttactcgactcgattcagaatcgattccacgttgttttt is a window from the Littorina saxatilis isolate snail1 linkage group LG10, US_GU_Lsax_2.0, whole genome shotgun sequence genome containing:
- the LOC138978269 gene encoding uncharacterized protein, yielding MPKKKTKGTGKKKGKKGSKSKSTVLVKPGNPFVTNEIPSPLKPGERLIKLLTTHPADVRDIHGVKVSTRILEQMTPQEVRDLRAVFEIFDTDSDGLLAAPELKKAMRTLGFKLSREEAQQVISDVSMKGRTSLDFNEFLETVIARQGDTRDVYDEILQGFKMFDYDSTGHVSMENLRQACQESGIKFTQKELEEMVEEADINGDGHVDQSEFIRIMLQTNLF